GGCGCCATCATCGCCGGGGGCTCGGGCACCGCGGCGGACAAGATCGCCAGCCTCCAGGCGGCGGGCGTGCCCGTGGCCGAGATCCCGAGCCGCATCGTGCCCTTGCTCAGCGAGATCTACAAACCCTAGCGCGCGACGAGGACTGCCGCCATGAGCGAAACCTACCTGATGATCAAGCCGGAGCTGGTGGCCGACCAGGTGATCGGCGAGATCCTGGCCATGCTGACCGCCAACCGCTTTGCCATCAAGGCCTTGGAGATGAAGCGGCTCAGCGCCGCGCAGGTGCGGGCCTTCTACGCCGAGCACGAGGGCAAGGGCTTCTACGACGACCTGGTGGCCTACATCAGCGGCGGCCCGGTGGTGGCCGTGCGCCTGGAAAAGGACAACGCGGTCGCGGACCTGCGCACGCTGGTGGGGGCCACGAACCCGGAGAACGCGTCGCCGGGCACCATCCGCTACCTCTTCGGGCGCAGCCTGCAGAACAACGGGGTCCACGCCAGCGACTCGGACGCCTCCGCGGCCCGGGAGCTGGGGATCATCTTCGGGGGCTAGGGCCTTCGCCGAGGCGGCCAAGACCTTGACAATGGAGCAGTTCGGTTCTATGATGCCCCCTCTTGTGCGGGCCGTGGGCGTCCCGTGAAGATCCTCCTCAGCAGCGTCAAGGAGCAGTCGCGGGACTTCGTCCTGACGGGTCCCG
Above is a genomic segment from Candidatus Latescibacterota bacterium containing:
- a CDS encoding nucleoside-diphosphate kinase; this encodes MSETYLMIKPELVADQVIGEILAMLTANRFAIKALEMKRLSAAQVRAFYAEHEGKGFYDDLVAYISGGPVVAVRLEKDNAVADLRTLVGATNPENASPGTIRYLFGRSLQNNGVHASDSDASAARELGIIFGG